The Streptomyces sp. NBC_01237 genomic interval TCCGCCGGGTTCACCTTCGCGCGGGCCGCCGGTGCGGGCCGGGGCTTCCCGGCCATGAGCCGTGCGGCGTTCCGCACGGAGGCGCTGGCGCCCTGGCAGCGTGTGTACGGCGGGCTGCCGCCCGGGGTGCTCGACGACGCGCCCGGTGTTCCCCCGCAGGCCGGAGCCCGCACGCCCCCGGGCACGGAGCCCAGGGCCGTACTGCTGTGCCCCGACCGTTCCATCACGGCGTTCCTGATCGCCGACGGCCTGCCCGCCCGGTACGGGATCGCGCCGGCCGCTGACCTCGACGCGGTCCGTGCCCTGCCCACGCGGGGCCCGGTGATCGTGCTCCACGACGCCGACGCGCACGGGGAACTCCTCGTCCGGCGCGTCCGCGAGAGCCTGGGGCAGCGCCCGGTGATCGACGCCGGACTGCCGCTGCGCACCGTCCGCTCCCTCGCGCGGGCCGTGCCCTACCGCGACCGCGACGGCCGGCCCGACCGGGAGACCATGGCACGGCTCAGCGCGTACGGCGAGTTCACCGGCGAGGAGCTGAAGTGGCTGGGCAAGGGCTGGCGGTACCCGCTGGCCGGCATGCCCCCGGCCCGGCTGCTCGCCGTCGTCGCCCGGGTCGCCGAACAGGTCACCCGGAACGCCGATCCGAAACAACGCCGCGCCGCTTCCGTGGGATTCATGACCTGGCCCGGTCCGACGGCGCAGGACCCGGCGGGTGAGCGATGATCTGTCCCCGGTGCGCCGCCTCGCTCAAGGGCAAGGAGCGCGCCGGCCGTGTGTGCGTGCGCTGCCGCAAGCGCTTCGCGCTGGACCCCGCGGTCCACGGCAAGGGCATGCACGACCTCCGCGTGCGGGGCATCGCGCAGCGGGCCACCGACCACGGCCGGCTGAAGATCACACTCACCCAGCTCTGGTACCTGTCCCGCAGCAACAACTACGCGTGGGCCGGACGGGAGCGGAAGGGTGTGCCGGCCAGGATCCGCTGGCTCGTGGCGCTGCCGGTGGCCGTCGCCCTCCTTCTGAGCACCGTCCTGGTCGACGGCGACCTCGCCTTCTTCGCCGGAGCCGCCGCTTTCCTGATCCTCGTCGCCGCGTCGGCCATGCGTCATCGCCCCGGAGTGCTGCCCGGGTCGCGGATCATTCCCTCCGAGGAGATGTTCCGCGGGCTGATGACGGGCGCCTGGCCGGCGGCGTACGGCGATCTGCCCGCGGGCGTCTTCGACGACGCCCGCCCGCTGCCCCGCCCGCGCGGTGCGGGCCCTTCCCGTGCGTCCGCTCCGGTGTCGCGGCCCAGGGCCGTGATCCTGTGCACCGACCGGGTGGTGTCACTCTTCCTCACGGCCAATGACGTCCCGGGCGAACTGGGCGCCGTCCTGCTGGAAGCCACCGGCCGGGAGGGACCGGCGGGGCATGCCGCCCTCGTGGCCGAGGCCCTCGACCGCCTCGCCGAGTACCGCAGCGCGCTGCCGGTGGTCGTCCTGCACGACGCCGACCCGCTGGGCGTCCTGCTGGCGCCACTCATCCGTGCCGCGCAGCCCGACCGGGTCGTCGTGGACGCGGGTCTTCCCGTCTCCGCGGCCCGGGGCGGAAAGGGCGTCGTACGGCTCGCCCGGCCCAACCGGATCGCCGACGCGGAGCAGCTCCGCACGGTCGCGGGCCTGTCCGAGGCCGACGCCAGGTGGCTCGCCGACGGCTACTGGAGCCCCGTCGCCGCCGTACCGCCGCCCCTTCTCCTCTCGATCGTCGAACGGGCGGTGCAGCGGGCCCTTACCCTCCCGCCGCCCGGCCCCCGACAGGCCCATGCCCACGGCTTCCTCACCTGGCCGCAGGCACCGCAGCCCCCTCGGGCGCGGGGTACGGGACGTCCCGGCACCGGCCCGTCCACGAAGGAAGGCACCAGCCCCGCATGACTCCGCGACGCCCCCAGGCTCCCGGAAGCGGCACCTCCACCGCCCCGGCTCCCCGAACCGGACGCGGGCCCGGCGCCCGCCTCCTCGATCTGGCGATCACCGTGGCCGCCGCCCGCGCGGCGGGCCCCGGCGGCATCAGGTTCACGGAACGGCAGCTCTACTACGAGACCTGCCGCGTCCTGAGCCCGGCCGCGACCCTGCTCACCCGCGTCCCCCGGACTCCCGCCCCTCCCCTGCGTCTGCCGGCGTTCACGCGCGCACTGGAGGCGCGGGGCAGGGAGAGCGTCGAGGGCCTGCTCCCGCCGGTCCCGGCGCAGCCGCCCGCACTGCCACGGCCCCCGGCCACCCCGGAACCGGGCGAACCCGACCTCTACGCCTACGGGCTGCCCCGCCTGCTCGTCTGCCAGGACCGCTCGATCGCCCGCATGCTGCTCGCCAACCATGTGCATCTGGAGGCGGCCTGCCCCGTCCTCGCCGCGGACGACGCCCTGCCGCTCGCCCCGCGCCTCGTCGCGGCGCTGGAGCGGGCGCGGGGCGCGACGGTCCATGTGCTGCACGACGCGAGCCCCGAGGGCATCGAGCTCCCGGCGCTGATCAGGGCCGCCCTCGGCCGCGTCCCCGGCGTACGGATCTCGTCGATCGGGCTCGTACCCCGTCACGCGGCGGCCCTGCGCCTCCCCACCGGCCGCGGCCCGGCACCTGCTCCGCCGCCGCGGCCCTGGCCTCCGGCGCTGCGGCCCCAGGAGGTCCAGTGGCTGGCGGGGGGACGGTTCGCGCAGGTCGCGGCCGTGCCACCGGCGCGCCTGGTGCGTACGGTGCTGCGCCTCACCCGGGGACCCCGGCCGCCGCGGAACTCCCTGTGGAGCGAGCTGCGCGGACTGCGTACCACGGGCTTCCTGAGCTGGCCCGCCTCATGACCCACCACGTCGCCCCGCCCGTGAACCGCAAGGCGGCCTGTCCGAGCGCGCCCTGGCACCCGCGGCCACGGCCGCCCCACAGACCCGAGGAACGCACACGATGATCCGACCTCAAGAGATCGGCTACTTTGACGAACTGCTCGCCGACGGCAGCGTCCACCGGCGCTACGAGGACGGCCGGGAGGAGTGGCGCCACCGCGAGGGCTCCCACCGCGACCTCGTGCGGTGGCACGACAACCGGAACTCCGCCGGCACCGACGAGCTCCTCGGCGACCGCATCATCAAGCGCACCCTCGCGGACGGCACGGTGACGTACGCCCGCGACATCGGATACGGCCGCACCCTGTGGGGCCGCGGCGAGACCGTGATGGTCAACCGGACGTCGTTCGGCGGCAGGATGGGTGTCATGCTCACGGGCCTGGGCGTGGCGGGCCTCGCCATCACCGCCGCCCACCTGCCTCCGCTGAGCATGAGCCCCGCGGAGGAGGAGGCGCTCCGCCAGCAGCAGGCACAGAGCCAGTCGTCGTCCGGCGACTCGGGCGGCGGCGGGGGCGGCGATTCCGGTGACGGCGGGTCGGGGGACTGGGACGCGGGCTGGAACAACGACGACGGCGCCTGGAGCGACGACGACTTCGGCTGAGCCCCGCCGTTGCCGGCACGAACCGGAAGCCCCGGCGGCGCTGTCGGGGACAGCGGCAGCGGTACGCAGCACGGAACATCGAGGAGAGGAGCCGTCCATGGCACGCTTCTGCGTCTGCCTGGCCCCGGCCACCCGGCAGGCCCGCACCCACATCGAGGCGATGGGCGCGGCCGGGTCCGGCCGCGCGTCCCTGGATGTCCCCGGGGCCGAGCTGGGACTGATTGCGGGCGAACCCGGCCGCGCCGAGGGCCCGTTCACGGCGTACGGCCTGACGGCGGTGGGCGAGGTCACCCTCCACAACCGCCGGGACCTGCTGTCCGCGCTGCGTGCCGAGGGGTCCCCCGTACCCGCCCGGTGCTCCGACGCAGAGCTGCTGCTGCGCTGCTGGGCGCGGCTCGGCGAGGCGGGGGTGGCGCTCGCCGAGGGCATGTTCGTGCTGGCCGTGCTGGACGGCAGGGACCTGATCCTGATCCGCGACCAGGTGGGCGCGCGCACGCTCTTCTACGCCCGTGCCGACGGGGCGTGGGCGGCCTCGACATCACTGCGGGCACTGCGGCGCTGGCCCGCGCTCGGCACGTCGATGAATCTGTCCGCGGTCCGTTCCTTCCTCACCTTCGCCTATCTGCCGGGCGAGGAGACGCTCCTGACCGGCGTGCGGGAGGTCCTGCCCGGCCGGGTACTGCGGCTGGCGCAGGACGGCACGGTCACCGAAACGGTGTACTGGGAGCCCCGCGAACACATCGGACAGCCGGTGCCGCGGGATCCGGCGGAGCATGTCCTGGCCCTGCGGGCGCTCCTGGAGCGGGCGACGGCCGACCGGCTCCCGGAGGCGGAACCTGCGGCGGTCCTGCTCTCCGGCGGGATCGACAGCTCCCTGGTCACCGCGCTGGCGGCGAAGCTCCACCACCATCCGGTGCACACGTACTCGATCAGTTTCGGCGACGAACTCCCCAACGAACTGGGCTACTCGGGGCTGGTGGCCGCCCACTGCCATACCCGTCACCGGGTCCTGAACGTGTCGGGGGAGACGGTCGCCTCACGTCTCGCGGAGGCGG includes:
- a CDS encoding asparagine synthetase B family protein — encoded protein: MARFCVCLAPATRQARTHIEAMGAAGSGRASLDVPGAELGLIAGEPGRAEGPFTAYGLTAVGEVTLHNRRDLLSALRAEGSPVPARCSDAELLLRCWARLGEAGVALAEGMFVLAVLDGRDLILIRDQVGARTLFYARADGAWAASTSLRALRRWPALGTSMNLSAVRSFLTFAYLPGEETLLTGVREVLPGRVLRLAQDGTVTETVYWEPREHIGQPVPRDPAEHVLALRALLERATADRLPEAEPAAVLLSGGIDSSLVTALAAKLHHHPVHTYSISFGDELPNELGYSGLVAAHCHTRHRVLNVSGETVASRLAEAAALLDSPVGDPLTVPNLLLAEAVAADGASVVLNGEGGDPVFGGPKNLPMLVQEMHREAGAPWDEDRATAYLRSYRKCWTDLPTLLTPRALDALRDAPRPQRFVEPYLTPGDGSPHRMDHLLNQLLHCNLRTKGAHHILTKVERLTASQGIEGRSPLFDRRVVDHAFATPPTYKLRGSAEKWILKEAVRDLLPGTVVDRPKSGMRVPVQQWLTGPLRDLGNDLLLSRQAVGRGLFRPDTVRTWMKGEGALLPRQGGKLWLVLTLELWLRSYAL